The Streptomyces sp. TLI_105 DNA segment GTCGTACGCGAGGACTTCGCCGCCTCCCCAGACGGCGACCCAGACCCGGCCCTCGCTGTCGACGGTGAGGCCGTCGGGGACGCCCCGGTCGAGGACGGCGAAGGGGCGGCGGTCGCTCAGGGCGCCGGTCTCCGGGTCGTAGGCGAAGACGTCGACGCGGCCGGTGGGGCTGTCCGCGTAGTAGAGCCGGGTGCCGTCGGGGCTCCAGCCGAGGCCGTTGGAGATGGTGACGGAGTCGAGCAGGGTGACGAGCCCGTCGCGGTCGAGGCGGTAGAGCGCGCCGGCGCCGGGGCTCTCGTCGTACGCCATGGTTCCGGCGAGGAGCCGGCCCGCGGGGTCGACGGCGGCGTCGTTCATGCGGCGCGGGAGGCCGTCGTCGGGGAGGACGGGCGCGGCCAGTTCGACGGCCTCGGTGACGGGCCGGCCGTCCGCCAGGTGCAGGAACGAGGTGCCCGCGGCGGCGAGGAGGGCGCCGGAGGCGCAGGGCAGGACGGCGCCGACGGGCCGGTCGAAGCGGAGGGTGCCGAGGAGCGCGAGGTCGGGCACGTGCGCGTCCGTCGTCAGGGCGGCCCGGTGGACGAGTCCTTCGGGGATGTCCACCCAGAGCAGTTCCTGGCGCCGGGCGTCCCAGACGGGTCCTTCCGTCAGGCGTCCGGGCAGGGGGGAGCAGGGTACGGCCCTGAGGTGGTGCATCTGGCCTCCTCGGTCGGCGACTGGTGCGGCGCGAGAAAAACTACGGGTTCGTCTAACGGTTGTAAATAATGCGCCCTCCTCTTCTTCCAACCCTTCGAATAAGATCCCGGGTGGATGGGCAGGCCGAGCGGAGGACAGCACAGGTGATCAAGCGGACGTCGCAGGAGATTCGCCGCCTCAACCGCTTCGAGGTCCTGCGGCGCTTCTACGCGGGACCGGGCGCGATGAGCCGTCAGGACCTGGCGGCGGCGACCGGGCTCTCCTTCGCCACCGTCGCCAACCTCACCGCCGAGCTCCTGGAGGCCGGCGTCCTCGTCGAGGCGGGCCACGAGGACTCCAGCGGCGGCCGGCCCCGCGCGCGGCTCGCCGTCAACGCCGAGCGGGGCGCGCTGATCGGCGTCGACATCGCCGAGACCTCGGTCCACGCCGAGCTCTTCGACCTGGCCCTGGAGGTCCGGCACTCCGTCGAGCGCCCGCTCCCCCCGGGCGAGGTCCGGCCCGCCGACGTGGTCGAGGAGCTCGCCGCGTGCGTCGAGGAGCTCCTGGACGGCTCCGGCGTGCCCCGCGAGCGGATCCTCGGGGCCGGCGTGAGCGTGCCGGGCATGGTGGAGCGCGAGGGCGGCGTCTCGTCGTACTCCCCGTACTGGTCCTGGCGCGAGGTGCCGCTGCGGTCCCTGCTCGACGAGCGCCTCGGGCTCCCCCTCTGGCTCGACAACCCGCTGCGCGCCAGCACGGTCGCCGAGCTGTGGTTCGGCGCCGGGCGGGAGGTCGACGACCTGGTGGTGGTCACCCTGCGCGCCGGCGTCGGCGCCGGGATCGCGATCGGCGGCCGGCTCTACCGGGGCTTCACCAACAGCGCCGGCGAGTGGGGCCACACCTGCCTCGCCGTCGACGGCCGGCTGTGCACCTGCGGCAACCGGGGCTGCGTGGAGGCGTACGTCAGCACCCGGGGGATCGCCCGGACCTGGCGCGAACTCGCCCCCGACGACACGCGGGCGGCGGGGACGGACGACGCGGCGACGGTCGCCGCCCTGGCCCGTGCGGCGGCGGAGCGGGACCCGGTGGCCGAGGCCGTCGTCGACCGGACCGCGCGCCACCTGGGCGCGGCGGTCGCCAATCTGCTGAACCTGCTGAACCCCCGGGTGCTCGTCCTCGGCAACCAGGTCGTGGACCTGCTCGGCGAGCGCCTGCTGAGCGCCACGTACGAGGCGGTCACCCGGCACGTCCTGCCGCTGCCGCACCGGGCGGCGACCCTGCGGCGCAGCGCGGTGCCGCACAACGCGGTCACACGGGGCGCGGCCGCCTTCGCCCTGGAGGGCTTCCTCGACGACCGGGAGGTCTTCGGCCCGGTCAGCCGCATGCGCCAGCCGCGCGAACGCCGGGACACGGGTGCGTGACGACGGCCGCCGAGGCGGCTCAGCGCCCCGCCCGATACCCCAACCGGGCCGAGAGTTCGCCCGCGCCCCTGACGGCGAGGGCGGTGAGTTCGTTCTCCCGGTCCTCGCTCCAGCGGTGCACCGGCACGGAGACGGACAGCGCCGCGACGACCCGGCCGGAGCGGTCCCGTACGGGTGCGGCGACACAGCTGACGTCGGGGTTGGACTCCTGCTGCTCGACGGCGACCCCGAGGATCCGGATCTCCGCGAGGGCGGCCCGCAGCGCGTCCGGGTCGGTGAGGCTCCGGGGCGTCATGGCGACGAGTTCGCGCCCTTCGAGGCGCTCGTCGAGCTCGTCCTCGGGGAGCGTGGCGAGCAGCATCTTGCCGACGGCCGTGCAGTGGGCGGGCAGCCGGCGGCCGGCCGCCGAGACCATCCGTACCGCATGGGTGGAGTCCACCTTGGCGACGTAGATGACGTCCGTGTCCTCCAGGAGGGCGACGTGGACGGTCTCGCCGCAGGTGTCCGCCACCTCGCGGGCCACTTCCCGGCCCTCGGCCGCGAGGTCGAGCTGCTCCGCGTACCGGCTGCCGAGCTGGTACGTGCGGACGCCGAGCCGGTAGCGGCCGGGCTGTTCCGGCACCGGGACGAGGTAGTTGCGGGCGGTCAGGGTGGTGACCAGCTCGTGGGTGGTGGTGCGCGGCAGCCCGAGCCTGCGGGTGATCTCGGGGGCGGACAGCGTGCCGCCGCCCTCGAGGAAGAGTTCCAGTATGTCGAATGCCCTGGTCACCGCGGGTACGAGTCGTCCCATGGCCCCCCACCTCACGCTCGCGCTGTTCGATATTCCGTACCACGACCGAAATCGCGGACAGAGAGTAGCGCGGGCGCACCCCCGTCGACATCCCCGTGGGCCGCCGCCCACGGTCACGCCACCGTCCCGCCGTCCCGCCGGACGGTGTCCGGCATCGCGAATGGAGCAAGCACCGTGCGCATCACGGGAATCACCACTCATGTCGTCGGCACGCCCTGGCGCAACCTGACGTACGTCCTGGTCCACACGGACGAGGGGCTGACCGGCGTCGGCGAGACCCGCATGCTCGGCCGCACCGACGCCCTGCTCGGGTATCTCCGCGAGGCGGAGGCGAACCACATCGCGGGCTCCGACCCGTTCGCCGTGGAGGATCTCGTCCGGCGCATGAAGTACGGGGACTTC contains these protein-coding regions:
- a CDS encoding SMP-30/gluconolactonase/LRE family protein; its protein translation is MHHLRAVPCSPLPGRLTEGPVWDARRQELLWVDIPEGLVHRAALTTDAHVPDLALLGTLRFDRPVGAVLPCASGALLAAAGTSFLHLADGRPVTEAVELAAPVLPDDGLPRRMNDAAVDPAGRLLAGTMAYDESPGAGALYRLDRDGLVTLLDSVTISNGLGWSPDGTRLYYADSPTGRVDVFAYDPETGALSDRRPFAVLDRGVPDGLTVDSEGRVWVAVWGGGEVLAYDADGTLHARVEVPASHVTSCAFAGPGLDVLVITTAAVGLDEDRLRAEPDAGRLFACRPGPTGLPTTPYADH
- a CDS encoding ROK family protein, with protein sequence MIKRTSQEIRRLNRFEVLRRFYAGPGAMSRQDLAAATGLSFATVANLTAELLEAGVLVEAGHEDSSGGRPRARLAVNAERGALIGVDIAETSVHAELFDLALEVRHSVERPLPPGEVRPADVVEELAACVEELLDGSGVPRERILGAGVSVPGMVEREGGVSSYSPYWSWREVPLRSLLDERLGLPLWLDNPLRASTVAELWFGAGREVDDLVVVTLRAGVGAGIAIGGRLYRGFTNSAGEWGHTCLAVDGRLCTCGNRGCVEAYVSTRGIARTWRELAPDDTRAAGTDDAATVAALARAAAERDPVAEAVVDRTARHLGAAVANLLNLLNPRVLVLGNQVVDLLGERLLSATYEAVTRHVLPLPHRAATLRRSAVPHNAVTRGAAAFALEGFLDDREVFGPVSRMRQPRERRDTGA
- a CDS encoding IclR family transcriptional regulator, whose protein sequence is MGRLVPAVTRAFDILELFLEGGGTLSAPEITRRLGLPRTTTHELVTTLTARNYLVPVPEQPGRYRLGVRTYQLGSRYAEQLDLAAEGREVAREVADTCGETVHVALLEDTDVIYVAKVDSTHAVRMVSAAGRRLPAHCTAVGKMLLATLPEDELDERLEGRELVAMTPRSLTDPDALRAALAEIRILGVAVEQQESNPDVSCVAAPVRDRSGRVVAALSVSVPVHRWSEDRENELTALAVRGAGELSARLGYRAGR